In Rhizobium jaguaris, a single window of DNA contains:
- a CDS encoding DUF982 domain-containing protein, producing the protein MRINNAPWMRPVTIRLQCGLERSFGGAYDALDFLENEWPLRNGEPYDRAVKTCCGALNGAIPSIIAREAFVAACLEADMPAVLAPRKAMRQPTSGSSRTTRYTAN; encoded by the coding sequence ATGCGGATCAACAACGCTCCCTGGATGCGGCCTGTCACTATTCGATTGCAGTGCGGTCTGGAACGGAGCTTCGGCGGCGCATACGATGCGCTGGATTTCCTCGAAAATGAGTGGCCCCTCCGGAATGGAGAGCCGTATGACCGCGCAGTCAAGACATGCTGCGGAGCATTGAATGGCGCGATCCCCTCGATCATCGCGCGCGAGGCTTTTGTTGCTGCGTGCCTGGAGGCAGATATGCCGGCGGTGTTGGCGCCTCGCAAGGCGATGCGGCAGCCGACTTCGGGATCTTCGCGGACAACGCGTTATACTGCAAATTGA
- a CDS encoding FAD-dependent oxidoreductase, producing the protein MSNPEQFDTLILGSGQGGKLLAWHLARSGQKVAVVERRWVGGSCPAVACLPSKNEIWSARVAHVAQNAAPFGTVTGPVKIDMARVRQRKQEMVDREIAFHLNAYKTSGAELIMGSGRFVAPKTIEVALNDGGTRLLTGNEVVVNVGSHAAIPNIPGIEAARALTHIEALELDYVPAHLLVLGGGYVGIEMAQAYRRFGSRVTIIEPGSRLMAREDADVAEEMLRILTSEGIEVLLGVEPINVRGLSGDEVSVTVRSSAGEQRIEGSDLLVAVGRVPNTADIGLEQAGIELNARGFIRVTERLETTAADVWAIGECAGSPQFTHVSVDDYRIVRDNMAGGNRRADDRLVPYVMFTDPPLARVGLSEGEAQRQGIAVRMATLPMSNVLRTQATEETEGFMKVLVSAEDDRILGFTMIGSEAGEVMAAVQTAMLAGLPYWKLRDAVIVHLTIAEGLGPLLGNIAPRSAR; encoded by the coding sequence ATGTCCAATCCAGAACAGTTCGATACCCTGATCCTCGGCAGCGGGCAGGGCGGTAAGTTGCTTGCCTGGCACTTGGCTCGTTCAGGGCAGAAGGTTGCCGTCGTCGAGCGGCGTTGGGTCGGAGGCTCCTGCCCCGCCGTCGCCTGCCTGCCAAGCAAGAACGAGATCTGGAGCGCCAGGGTTGCGCACGTCGCCCAGAATGCCGCCCCGTTCGGCACGGTCACGGGTCCCGTCAAGATCGACATGGCCAGGGTTCGCCAACGCAAACAGGAAATGGTCGATCGCGAGATTGCCTTTCACCTGAACGCCTACAAGACCAGTGGCGCCGAGCTGATCATGGGAAGCGGGCGTTTCGTCGCTCCCAAAACCATCGAGGTGGCGCTGAATGACGGCGGCACGCGCTTGCTGACCGGCAATGAGGTGGTCGTCAATGTCGGTTCGCATGCGGCTATCCCGAACATTCCCGGTATCGAAGCCGCCCGTGCTCTCACCCATATCGAAGCGCTGGAACTCGACTATGTGCCGGCGCATCTTCTGGTGCTCGGCGGCGGTTATGTCGGTATTGAAATGGCCCAGGCCTACCGGCGTTTCGGCAGCCGTGTCACGATCATCGAACCCGGCTCCCGACTGATGGCCCGTGAAGACGCCGATGTCGCCGAGGAAATGCTGCGTATTCTGACGAGTGAGGGCATAGAGGTGCTGCTCGGCGTCGAACCGATCAATGTTCGCGGCCTTTCCGGCGATGAGGTGAGCGTGACAGTGCGCTCGTCTGCCGGTGAACAGAGGATCGAGGGCAGCGACCTTCTTGTTGCTGTCGGGCGTGTTCCCAACACGGCGGATATCGGCTTGGAACAAGCTGGCATTGAGCTGAACGCTCGCGGTTTCATTCGCGTCACCGAGAGGTTGGAGACGACTGCGGCCGATGTCTGGGCGATCGGTGAATGTGCCGGCAGCCCGCAATTCACCCATGTTTCCGTCGACGATTATCGGATCGTCAGGGACAATATGGCGGGCGGCAACCGCAGGGCGGACGACCGGCTGGTTCCCTATGTCATGTTCACCGACCCGCCACTTGCTCGTGTTGGACTGAGTGAGGGCGAGGCGCAGCGGCAAGGTATTGCTGTGCGCATGGCAACGCTGCCGATGAGCAATGTTCTGCGCACGCAAGCGACAGAGGAAACCGAGGGCTTCATGAAAGTGCTGGTCAGCGCCGAAGATGACCGCATTCTGGGCTTTACCATGATCGGCTCGGAGGCCGGCGAGGTCATGGCTGCGGTCCAGACCGCTATGTTGGCGGGCCTGCCTTACTGGAAACTTCGCGACGCCGTTATCGTCCATCTGACGATTGCTGAAGGCCTGGGTCCGTTGCTGGGGAACATAGCGCCGCGATCGGCACGATAG
- a CDS encoding peroxiredoxin-like family protein — translation MLLQDRLDAFKRDFESGNPPYNIPRTIIDAFHRSTTALVATGQAERALRAGDVAPDLTLEGSDGTLVSLSDLLAKGPAVLTFYRGAWCPYCNLELAALQEALPEIVARGASLVAISPQTAPNSRKSIRQHNLTFPMLRDDGGELAAKFGLRWKLSEEMIGVHKSLGADLEAFNGNNAWTLPMPARYIIDRDSVIAYSEINPDYTKRPDPSELLPTLDLLASRRGA, via the coding sequence ATGTTGCTTCAAGATCGCCTCGACGCTTTCAAAAGGGATTTCGAGTCCGGAAATCCCCCCTACAACATTCCCCGGACCATTATCGACGCTTTCCATCGGTCGACAACAGCGTTGGTTGCAACGGGTCAGGCAGAACGAGCTCTGCGCGCCGGCGACGTTGCCCCCGACCTTACGCTGGAAGGCTCCGACGGCACATTGGTCAGCCTCTCGGACTTACTTGCCAAGGGTCCCGCGGTGCTGACCTTCTACCGAGGCGCATGGTGCCCCTATTGCAACCTGGAACTTGCGGCCTTGCAGGAGGCGCTGCCCGAGATTGTCGCCCGTGGCGCCAGTCTTGTCGCCATTTCTCCGCAGACCGCTCCCAATAGCCGCAAGTCGATCCGTCAGCACAATTTGACTTTCCCCATGCTGCGCGATGACGGCGGTGAACTGGCAGCGAAGTTCGGCCTTCGCTGGAAGCTCTCCGAAGAGATGATAGGCGTTCATAAGAGCCTTGGGGCCGACCTTGAGGCGTTCAACGGCAATAACGCATGGACCCTTCCAATGCCCGCCCGTTACATCATCGATCGCGACAGTGTTATCGCCTATTCAGAAATCAATCCGGACTACACCAAACGGCCGGATCCTTCGGAACTTCTGCCGACCCTCGACCTTCTGGCGAGCAGGCGCGGGGCGTGA
- a CDS encoding LysR family transcriptional regulator, translated as MRAIEAGSFSKAAREFGLSQPSVSRNIAELEERIGVKLLLRTTRKLMPTDAGRVFFNQAREILSGLDEAESAARGADSLSGVLRLALPVAFGTREIAPLLRPFLDRHPALTIDMLMADRFEDLVAEGVDMALRLGRQPDSSFVARRLASARRLIVGSPDYLARRGTPATPAELAQHDCLRGPSDPGPEGWSFKHGDTVTSIAVSGRIRVSSASGLIACAVEGLGLALVSVWMCRTELTAGSLVPSQRLHFESCRCLCGISGRSSAVPQGARAYRVFGKHAAIRALVLHH; from the coding sequence GTGCGCGCTATCGAAGCGGGCAGCTTTTCCAAGGCTGCGCGGGAGTTTGGTCTGTCCCAGCCGTCCGTGTCGCGCAACATCGCGGAACTGGAGGAACGGATTGGCGTCAAGCTTTTGCTGCGAACCACGCGCAAGCTGATGCCTACGGATGCCGGCCGTGTTTTTTTTAATCAGGCAAGGGAGATCCTTAGCGGGCTCGATGAGGCCGAGAGCGCTGCGCGAGGAGCGGACAGTCTCTCGGGCGTCCTGCGCCTTGCCTTGCCGGTCGCCTTCGGCACGCGGGAAATCGCGCCCCTGCTCCGTCCATTCCTTGACCGACATCCGGCACTCACGATCGATATGCTGATGGCGGATCGCTTTGAGGATCTCGTTGCCGAAGGCGTCGATATGGCGTTACGCCTCGGCCGGCAGCCGGATTCGAGCTTCGTCGCGCGGCGGCTGGCCAGCGCGCGGCGCCTTATTGTTGGCTCGCCCGACTATCTTGCTCGCCGGGGCACGCCGGCCACGCCCGCAGAACTCGCCCAACATGATTGCCTGAGAGGACCGTCCGACCCCGGCCCAGAAGGCTGGTCCTTCAAGCATGGCGACACTGTGACTTCTATCGCCGTCAGCGGGCGAATACGGGTCAGTTCTGCCAGCGGCCTGATTGCCTGCGCGGTCGAAGGCCTGGGACTAGCCCTCGTTTCAGTATGGATGTGCCGTACCGAACTAACCGCAGGAAGTCTCGTGCCTTCTCAGCGACTACACTTTGAATCCTGTCGATGCCTATGCGGTATTTCCGGGCGGTCGTCAGCCGTCCCACAAGGCGCGCGCGCTTACCGAGTATTTGGCAAACACGCTGCGATCCGAGCTTTAGTGCTCCATCATTGA
- a CDS encoding mandelate racemase/muconate lactonizing enzyme family protein, with protein MRIESIESIFIDKYFFVEIRTDNGLVGLGEGGAWGFHEATAGAVTRFKDYLLGEDPLRIEHHWQYMYRWAHFRGSAIMAAISAIDIALWDIAGKHYEAPVHALLGGKVRDKARAYYHVFGETKEELFTGIENAKKMGFTAVGHLTPFLDSRREVPFFQTHAQKIGDAIDTVREYRKIAGRDMDLCIEIHRRMAPFEAVQLGRGIEEFLPLFMEDPVTPDNLDEMAYVADKIGIPIATGERMTSLWEFQMLLARNAVQMVRPDICIVGGISGARKIAALAEASHVGVVPHNPLSAVSTAACLQIAATAPNFVLQEFPNDTWDVTDKRPDTDSFLAGASQHDGEGFLTISDEPGIGITLRPDAATKYPYRPRKMHTRLHVDGSVVDQ; from the coding sequence ATGCGCATTGAAAGCATTGAAAGCATTTTTATCGACAAATATTTCTTCGTCGAGATCCGCACGGACAACGGACTGGTCGGTCTGGGCGAGGGCGGCGCCTGGGGGTTTCATGAGGCAACGGCCGGCGCGGTGACACGATTCAAGGACTACCTTCTGGGTGAGGACCCGCTGCGCATCGAACATCACTGGCAATACATGTATCGCTGGGCGCATTTCCGCGGCTCGGCGATCATGGCCGCGATCAGCGCTATCGATATCGCGCTTTGGGACATCGCCGGAAAGCATTACGAGGCGCCCGTACATGCCCTTCTCGGCGGCAAGGTGCGAGACAAGGCACGCGCCTATTATCATGTCTTCGGCGAGACCAAGGAAGAGCTTTTCACCGGTATCGAGAATGCCAAAAAAATGGGTTTTACCGCCGTCGGTCACCTCACCCCCTTTCTCGATTCCCGCCGCGAAGTGCCCTTTTTCCAGACGCATGCGCAGAAGATCGGCGACGCCATCGATACGGTTCGCGAATATCGCAAGATTGCCGGACGCGACATGGATCTCTGCATTGAGATCCACCGGCGGATGGCACCTTTCGAAGCCGTGCAGCTTGGCAGGGGGATTGAGGAGTTCCTGCCGCTGTTCATGGAAGATCCGGTCACGCCCGATAATCTCGATGAGATGGCCTATGTCGCCGACAAGATCGGCATTCCGATCGCGACCGGCGAGCGCATGACATCGCTGTGGGAGTTCCAGATGCTTCTGGCGCGCAATGCCGTGCAGATGGTCCGCCCCGATATCTGCATCGTCGGCGGCATTTCCGGCGCCCGCAAGATCGCTGCCCTTGCCGAGGCGTCGCATGTCGGTGTCGTGCCGCACAATCCGTTGAGCGCGGTGTCGACGGCGGCGTGTCTCCAGATTGCGGCGACGGCGCCGAACTTCGTGCTGCAGGAGTTCCCGAACGACACCTGGGACGTCACGGACAAGCGCCCGGACACCGACAGTTTCCTCGCCGGCGCCTCGCAACATGACGGCGAGGGCTTTCTGACGATCAGCGACGAGCCCGGAATCGGCATCACTCTGCGGCCGGACGCGGCAACAAAATATCCGTATCGCCCCCGAAAGATGCATACCCGTCTTCACGTCGACGGCTCCGTCGTCGATCAATGA
- a CDS encoding ABC transporter ATP-binding protein, whose amino-acid sequence MARLKVEDLVVAYGAVIAVRDISFTVEDGEFVSLLGPSGCGKTTTLRCIAGLEGSSGGTIRLGEAIMAADGRDVPPDKRGINMVFQSYAVWPHMSVFENVAYGLRIRREPAADIARKVGEALKIVGLDGFAGRYGTELSGGQQQRVALARAVVTSPRLLLFDEPLSNLDAGLRDRMRFELVELQRRLGQTSLYVTHDQSEAMLMSDRIILMKDGRIMQSGTPRDLYERPASRFAAEFIGNANIVEAAVIRSAGDRSAQVVLPGGVTVEGHFSRGQDVRASGPVLACIRAESISRIPGDEAGANCFDARVDSLGFLGPLVTCSLRLGEVTLRAELPARRPPAIGDTIRIRIEPDDVIIIPEL is encoded by the coding sequence ATGGCTAGGCTGAAGGTCGAGGATCTTGTTGTGGCGTATGGCGCCGTAATCGCCGTCCGCGATATCTCCTTCACGGTCGAGGACGGTGAATTCGTTTCGTTGCTTGGACCGAGTGGTTGCGGCAAGACGACAACGTTGCGATGTATTGCCGGTCTCGAAGGTTCTTCAGGCGGAACCATCCGCTTGGGCGAAGCGATCATGGCGGCGGATGGCCGCGATGTGCCGCCCGACAAGCGCGGCATCAACATGGTCTTCCAGTCCTATGCTGTCTGGCCGCACATGTCGGTCTTCGAGAACGTCGCCTATGGGCTGCGCATCCGTCGCGAGCCCGCGGCCGATATCGCCAGGAAAGTCGGCGAGGCACTCAAGATCGTCGGCCTCGATGGCTTTGCCGGCCGCTATGGAACGGAGCTGAGCGGCGGGCAGCAGCAGCGTGTGGCGCTTGCCCGCGCCGTCGTCACCTCGCCGCGGCTGCTGTTGTTCGATGAGCCGCTGAGCAATCTCGATGCTGGCCTGCGCGACCGGATGCGCTTCGAATTGGTGGAACTGCAGCGCCGGCTGGGCCAGACGTCGCTTTACGTGACCCACGATCAGTCCGAAGCGATGCTGATGAGTGATCGCATCATCCTGATGAAGGACGGGCGGATCATGCAGTCGGGCACGCCGCGCGACCTCTACGAGCGGCCGGCTAGCCGCTTCGCCGCCGAATTCATCGGCAACGCCAACATCGTTGAAGCCGCAGTCATTCGCTCCGCCGGCGATCGCTCGGCGCAGGTAGTGCTCCCCGGCGGCGTGACCGTGGAAGGGCATTTTTCGCGCGGGCAAGACGTCCGCGCCTCAGGCCCGGTTCTCGCCTGTATCCGCGCCGAGAGCATCAGCCGCATCCCTGGCGACGAGGCTGGCGCGAATTGCTTCGATGCGCGGGTCGACTCCCTCGGTTTCCTCGGCCCGCTCGTCACCTGCAGTTTGCGGCTGGGCGAAGTGACGCTGCGTGCCGAACTGCCAGCGCGCCGGCCTCCGGCCATCGGCGACACCATCCGGATCCGGATCGAACCCGACGACGTCATCATCATCCCGGAATTGTGA
- a CDS encoding ABC transporter permease, protein MSITQTQTQAIPAGRAEGLRRRRGLALPLALGTLLTVLVLLPILLMFLGAMRTGTFVDPRAQFSLRSLQTVYTTLPYLKTLSVTIGASLLVSLIACLVGIALAWLLSRTDIRARGFMEQCVIAPLYLSPFVGALAWLILASPNAGLINVIARDLLGIQGAIINVVSATGVILIMALYNVPYAYMTVSSALKGMDPSMEEASYLNGAGAFTTAYKITLPIVRPAIISAFFFVFVLTCGTFSIPAALGGTQAMPFLAVDIYRAVATFPLDYSRAAAIGTLIFWISLIGVAFYRFASRVATRFVTVTARGYRARLVRLRGWRFAALLFILAYVVLAIILPYLALLYVAFTRFTSSSILDAHFTLANFAAVLGSVSVQQSVLNTLLVGILSPTFCVALGIVLAYAVRRLRVRGGDILDYIAMFPIAVPGIVFGTGIFWTYLMTPAYGTIWILVIAFVASYIPFAYRMIDTSMIQIDKSLEEASSVCGGSHWHTARKITFALIKPGVLSAWILVFIFSIREISAAILLASPSNKVLSVMSWDYLEFGNVQNATIIGLLQTAILGAGIFVGRFVLRVKLSQAT, encoded by the coding sequence GTGTCGATAACGCAAACACAAACGCAGGCCATCCCGGCCGGTCGAGCCGAGGGCCTGCGGCGCCGGCGTGGGCTGGCATTACCGCTCGCGCTCGGCACTTTGCTGACGGTATTGGTGCTGCTGCCGATCCTGTTGATGTTTCTCGGCGCGATGCGGACGGGAACCTTCGTCGACCCCCGTGCTCAGTTTTCCCTGAGAAGCCTGCAGACCGTCTATACGACGCTGCCATATCTCAAGACGCTTTCCGTCACCATCGGCGCGTCGCTTCTCGTTTCGCTGATCGCCTGCCTTGTCGGGATCGCGCTAGCCTGGCTGTTGTCGCGGACAGACATCCGGGCGCGTGGTTTCATGGAGCAGTGCGTGATTGCGCCGCTCTATCTCTCGCCTTTCGTCGGCGCACTCGCCTGGCTGATCCTGGCCTCGCCGAATGCGGGCTTGATCAACGTGATAGCTCGCGACCTCCTCGGTATCCAGGGCGCCATAATCAATGTCGTCAGTGCCACGGGCGTCATCCTGATCATGGCCCTCTACAATGTGCCCTATGCCTATATGACTGTATCGTCAGCGCTGAAGGGCATGGACCCCTCGATGGAGGAGGCATCCTATCTGAACGGCGCCGGCGCGTTTACGACGGCTTATAAGATCACGCTTCCGATCGTGCGTCCGGCCATCATCTCGGCCTTCTTCTTCGTTTTCGTCCTGACCTGCGGCACCTTTTCCATTCCGGCCGCTCTCGGCGGTACGCAGGCAATGCCGTTCCTCGCCGTCGATATCTATCGTGCCGTCGCCACTTTTCCGCTCGACTATTCGCGAGCGGCAGCGATTGGAACGCTGATTTTCTGGATATCGCTGATCGGCGTGGCTTTTTATCGTTTTGCCTCACGGGTTGCGACGCGTTTCGTCACGGTGACGGCGAGAGGATACCGCGCCCGGCTCGTGCGGCTTCGCGGCTGGCGGTTCGCGGCTTTGCTCTTCATCCTGGCCTACGTGGTACTCGCGATCATCCTGCCTTATCTGGCGCTGCTCTATGTTGCATTCACTCGCTTTACCTCGTCGTCGATCCTCGATGCTCATTTCACGCTTGCCAATTTCGCGGCGGTTCTCGGATCGGTTTCGGTTCAACAGTCGGTTTTGAACACGCTGCTGGTCGGCATTCTTTCTCCCACGTTTTGCGTCGCGCTTGGCATCGTCCTTGCCTATGCGGTCCGCCGCCTTCGGGTGAGGGGTGGCGACATTCTCGATTATATCGCGATGTTCCCGATCGCGGTGCCGGGCATCGTCTTCGGCACCGGCATCTTCTGGACTTATCTGATGACGCCGGCCTACGGCACGATCTGGATCCTCGTCATTGCCTTCGTCGCCTCGTACATCCCCTTCGCCTACCGGATGATCGACACGTCGATGATCCAGATCGACAAGTCGCTGGAAGAAGCGTCCTCCGTCTGCGGCGGTTCGCATTGGCATACGGCACGCAAGATCACCTTCGCGCTGATCAAGCCGGGCGTGCTGTCGGCCTGGATCCTGGTCTTCATTTTCTCGATCCGCGAGATCAGCGCTGCGATTCTCCTGGCATCACCGAGCAATAAGGTGCTGTCGGTCATGTCCTGGGACTACCTCGAATTCGGCAATGTCCAGAACGCTACCATCATCGGCCTCCTGCAAACCGCGATCCTTGGCGCCGGCATTTTCGTTGGGCGTTTCGTGTTGCGCGTGAAGCTGTCGCAGGCCACCTAA